In one Gemmatimonas aurantiaca genomic region, the following are encoded:
- a CDS encoding DMT family transporter, whose product MSSAPPSGSPAVARHGFGATDAWLVFMAAIWGVNYSVVKVGLQYLSPLAFNGARMVLAAFVLFAVALFVRDVPWPSPRQRWQLLLIGLLGNGLYQLFFIFGLSRTRAGVAALIVAATPAWVAIISRLMGREHVTRVAWMGIGLQLLGVVCVVGSARGFEGGGQVMLGAALMAAGSVCWALFTVLLQPHTRDAHPLHLSAVTMASGALMIVAVAFPDLLRLDWRAVPPTGWASVAYAGLGALVIAYLLYYHGVRVLGPTRTSMYSNLQPVIALAVAWIILHERPTGWQLTGAAFILGGLLLTRVSRRAVGTLTDTPMATRRA is encoded by the coding sequence ATGTCCTCCGCACCCCCTTCCGGTTCGCCGGCCGTCGCGCGCCATGGATTCGGCGCCACCGATGCATGGCTGGTCTTCATGGCGGCCATCTGGGGGGTGAACTACAGTGTCGTGAAAGTCGGCCTCCAGTACCTCTCGCCGCTGGCCTTCAATGGCGCACGCATGGTGCTGGCCGCGTTCGTGCTGTTTGCCGTGGCGTTGTTCGTGCGGGACGTGCCGTGGCCATCGCCGCGTCAGCGCTGGCAGCTGCTGCTGATCGGATTGTTGGGGAACGGGCTGTATCAACTGTTCTTCATCTTCGGACTGTCGCGTACGCGAGCCGGTGTCGCGGCACTGATCGTGGCGGCCACGCCGGCGTGGGTGGCCATCATCTCGCGCCTGATGGGACGGGAGCACGTGACCCGCGTGGCCTGGATGGGCATCGGCCTGCAGTTGCTGGGTGTGGTCTGCGTGGTGGGCAGTGCGCGCGGTTTCGAAGGGGGCGGACAGGTGATGCTGGGGGCGGCTCTCATGGCCGCGGGGAGTGTCTGCTGGGCCCTCTTCACCGTGCTGCTGCAGCCGCATACCCGTGATGCGCATCCGCTGCATCTGTCGGCGGTGACGATGGCCAGCGGCGCGCTGATGATCGTGGCCGTGGCATTCCCCGATCTGCTGCGCCTCGATTGGCGCGCCGTACCGCCGACGGGCTGGGCATCGGTGGCGTATGCGGGACTGGGTGCGCTCGTGATCGCCTATCTTCTCTACTACCATGGCGTGCGGGTGCTGGGCCCGACCCGCACGTCGATGTACAGCAATCTGCAACCGGTGATCGCACTGGCCGTGGCCTGGATCATTCTGCACGAACGACCCACTGGCTGGCAGTTGACGGGAGCCGCGTTCATTCTGGGCGGTTTGCTGCTCACGCGGGTATCACGCCGGGCAGTGGGCACACTCACGGACACACCGATGGCGACGAGGCGCGCATAG
- a CDS encoding haloacid dehalogenase-like hydrolase gives MADMKVVLFDIDGTLLRTDGAGRRALERALQETFGATGSPDYRYDGKTDRQIVREQMQAMGVESARIAHHMDRLLEDYLQYLEAELRDRPDQAVLCAGVMPLLERLRSREDVTLGLLTGNVRAGAQQKLRAVGVDFDQFIVNAFGCDHEHRPELPGIARKRAEDMLGRPVQGEQLVIIGDTPADIHCGRSIGVRAIGVATGHYSVEALAEHVPAAVFATLEDTDAVIQAMLA, from the coding sequence ATGGCGGATATGAAGGTCGTGTTGTTCGATATCGATGGGACGTTGCTGCGCACCGACGGTGCGGGACGCCGTGCGCTGGAACGCGCTCTGCAGGAGACGTTCGGCGCCACCGGCAGTCCGGACTATCGGTACGACGGCAAGACGGATCGGCAGATCGTGCGCGAGCAGATGCAGGCCATGGGCGTGGAAAGCGCGCGCATCGCGCACCACATGGATCGCCTGCTGGAAGACTATCTGCAGTATCTGGAAGCCGAGCTGCGTGATCGTCCCGATCAGGCCGTGTTGTGTGCCGGCGTGATGCCGCTGCTCGAACGTCTGCGCTCCCGCGAGGATGTCACGCTGGGGCTGCTCACGGGCAATGTGCGCGCCGGTGCCCAGCAGAAGCTGCGTGCGGTGGGCGTGGACTTCGATCAGTTCATCGTGAATGCTTTCGGCTGCGATCACGAACATCGTCCGGAGCTTCCCGGCATTGCGCGGAAACGCGCCGAGGACATGCTCGGCCGGCCGGTGCAGGGAGAACAGCTCGTCATCATCGGCGACACCCCGGCGGATATTCACTGCGGCCGTTCGATCGGTGTACGGGCCATCGGAGTGGCGACGGGGCACTACTCGGTGGAAGCCCTCGCCGAACATGTACCGGCCGCCGTGTTTGCCACGCTCGAAGACACCGACGCGGTGATCCAGGCGATGCTCGCGTGA
- a CDS encoding cytochrome b562 gives MLQRFRHIGTLSILALALTTSALGAQQTEEKTPLGQRMTAMNAAFRTIGQQIADSSKNASTMEQLAIFETNAKEALGFEPEKKAQIPEADQAKFVADYKAGIQKLLDTAGRLHAALHSGNNTEAAAIVEEMRGLQRSSHGEFRIRRPPPGA, from the coding sequence ATGCTCCAGCGTTTCCGACACATCGGCACTCTTTCCATTCTCGCGCTCGCGCTGACCACCAGTGCGCTCGGCGCTCAGCAAACCGAAGAGAAGACGCCGCTCGGCCAGAGGATGACGGCGATGAACGCGGCATTCCGGACCATCGGACAGCAGATCGCGGATTCGAGCAAGAACGCCAGCACGATGGAACAACTCGCCATCTTCGAAACCAACGCCAAGGAAGCACTGGGGTTCGAGCCGGAAAAGAAGGCGCAGATCCCGGAGGCCGATCAGGCGAAGTTCGTGGCGGACTACAAGGCCGGTATCCAGAAGCTCCTCGACACGGCGGGCAGGCTGCATGCGGCGCTCCACAGCGGAAACAACACCGAGGCGGCGGCCATCGTGGAAGAGATGCGCGGTCTGCAGCGCAGCTCGCACGGAGAGTTCCGCATCCGGCGTCCCCCGCCGGGTGCGTGA
- a CDS encoding heavy metal-binding domain-containing protein, with protein sequence MADIVHSQVADFPYHMTTTAFDLPGYRITASLGVVRGVVVRSRSLVGTFGAGLQTIFGGNISLFTSLAERTRQQAFDTMLLQAEMADADAVIGIRYDATEIMSGVTEVLCYGTAVRVVPLPET encoded by the coding sequence ATGGCGGACATCGTCCATTCGCAGGTTGCCGACTTTCCGTACCACATGACCACCACGGCGTTCGATCTCCCGGGCTACCGGATCACGGCGTCGCTCGGTGTGGTGCGTGGCGTCGTGGTGCGTTCACGGTCGCTGGTCGGCACCTTTGGCGCGGGTCTGCAAACGATCTTCGGTGGCAACATCTCGTTGTTCACATCACTGGCGGAGCGCACGCGCCAGCAGGCGTTCGACACCATGCTGCTGCAGGCGGAGATGGCCGACGCCGACGCCGTGATCGGTATACGCTACGATGCGACCGAGATCATGAGCGGCGTGACCGAGGTGCTCTGTTACGGAACGGCCGTGCGTGTCGTGCCGCTTCCCGAGACGTGA
- a CDS encoding haloacid dehalogenase type II — MTHGVTTMTLDRRNFLTLTAGGVLATALPAVSLAGQGKQAGFKAIAFDAFPIFDPRPIAALTERLFPGEGQALMNAWRVRQFEYQWLRALAGRYVDFLEATHDSLVFATDQLRLKMSPAQQAQLMAAWSNLQVWPDAANALRTLHDAGLRLALLSNMTTGMLTDGLRNARLDGLFEAVISTDRIRSYKPDARAYQLGVDTLHLPKEEILFVAFAGWDAAGAKWFGYPTFWANRAGAPREELGVDADGTGADLTALVNFALPRR; from the coding sequence ATGACCCATGGAGTGACGACCATGACACTCGATCGCCGGAATTTTCTGACACTGACGGCAGGCGGCGTGCTGGCCACGGCATTGCCGGCGGTCTCCCTGGCCGGGCAAGGCAAGCAGGCCGGCTTCAAGGCCATTGCCTTCGACGCATTTCCGATCTTCGATCCCCGTCCCATCGCCGCGCTGACCGAGAGGCTGTTCCCCGGTGAAGGCCAGGCACTCATGAATGCCTGGCGGGTCCGGCAGTTCGAATATCAGTGGTTGCGCGCACTGGCCGGTCGGTATGTCGACTTTCTGGAGGCGACACATGACAGTCTCGTGTTCGCCACGGACCAGCTGCGGTTGAAGATGTCTCCGGCCCAGCAGGCGCAGTTGATGGCGGCGTGGTCGAATCTGCAGGTCTGGCCGGATGCCGCCAACGCTCTCCGGACCTTGCACGATGCCGGCCTGCGACTGGCGCTGCTGTCGAACATGACCACGGGCATGCTCACGGACGGTCTCAGGAACGCCCGACTCGACGGTCTGTTCGAGGCGGTCATCAGCACCGACCGGATCCGTTCGTACAAACCGGATGCCCGTGCCTACCAGCTGGGCGTGGACACTCTCCACCTGCCAAAGGAGGAGATCCTCTTCGTGGCCTTTGCGGGTTGGGATGCGGCCGGTGCGAAGTGGTTTGGCTATCCGACGTTCTGGGCCAATCGGGCCGGTGCGCCCCGAGAGGAACTGGGGGTCGACGCCGATGGAACGGGCGCCGACCTGACGGCCCTCGTCAACTTCGCCCTGCCCCGGCGATGA
- a CDS encoding FeoB-associated Cys-rich membrane protein, translating to MSTIIVVLIVSGAVFYSASRVWKAVVASRKPKDGCGSDCGCGH from the coding sequence ATGTCGACCATCATCGTGGTACTGATCGTGTCGGGCGCGGTGTTCTACTCGGCCTCACGGGTGTGGAAGGCCGTCGTGGCGTCCCGCAAGCCGAAGGATGGATGTGGCAGTGACTGCGGCTGCGGGCACTGA
- the feoB gene encoding ferrous iron transport protein B: MPPASELRVAIIGNPNTGKTTLFNALTGLRQRVGNFAGVTVDRVEGAFKGPDGRRIVVLDLPGSYSLSAGSPDEQIALDVLQRRDADRWTPQVVLVVVDAVHLERNLFLTGQVLELGVPVVIALNQFDVAQTEGIQIDVPELIHELGVPIVPTVAKRGEGIEPLKQALLTAATLPAPMRRFTLPEPVQTALAPVEACLTANGFAGSTAAMEALRVLGVERTDAHLAEVPGLAGAVKEATAAVQQAGFRPSRLESEVRYAWIAQVVDRTVTRAHAGTNSLSDRIDRIALHRVWGPVLFLLLMAVVFQSVFTWATPLMDGIEALIASAGSAVGSVLPEGDLRSLVVDGVFAGVGSVLVFLPQIAILFTFIGLLEHSGYMARAAFLMDRVMRSVGLHGKSFIPMLSGYACAVPGIMATRTIEDPKDRLATIMVVPLMSCSARLPVYTLLIGAFVPATALLPGLTLQGATMLGMYLLGTVVALLMAAVFKRTLLKGPVRPMILELPPYRWPSLKSLGVSVYQRCALFVKRAGTVILSLSIVLWALATYPRIEPDPTAAPEIQQEQQLEHSILGRIGHGIEPVVRPLGYDWKIGVSIAASFAAREVFVSTMGTIYGVGSEDEAALSERLQQEKDATGRPVYSSLVAVGLMVFYVFALMCISTTAITVREAGGGAIGWKWAGIQFAYMLALAYSAAWLVYAGGRALGFGG; the protein is encoded by the coding sequence TTGCCGCCCGCGTCTGAGCTGCGGGTTGCCATCATCGGCAACCCGAACACCGGCAAGACGACCCTTTTCAATGCGCTGACCGGACTCCGGCAGCGCGTTGGCAATTTCGCCGGCGTCACGGTCGATCGGGTCGAAGGCGCCTTCAAAGGCCCCGACGGACGTCGTATCGTCGTCCTCGATCTGCCGGGCAGCTACTCGCTGTCGGCCGGTTCACCCGATGAGCAGATCGCGCTCGACGTGCTCCAGCGTCGCGATGCGGACCGTTGGACCCCGCAGGTCGTGCTCGTGGTCGTCGACGCAGTGCACCTCGAACGCAATCTGTTCCTGACGGGACAGGTGCTCGAACTGGGCGTGCCGGTGGTCATCGCCCTCAATCAGTTCGATGTCGCGCAGACGGAAGGCATTCAAATCGACGTGCCCGAGCTCATTCATGAGCTGGGGGTGCCGATCGTGCCCACGGTGGCCAAACGCGGGGAAGGCATCGAGCCGCTCAAGCAGGCACTGCTGACGGCGGCAACCCTGCCCGCGCCCATGCGTCGCTTCACGCTGCCCGAGCCGGTGCAGACCGCGCTGGCTCCGGTGGAAGCCTGTCTCACGGCCAACGGATTTGCCGGGAGCACGGCCGCCATGGAAGCCTTGCGGGTGCTGGGCGTCGAACGCACCGACGCGCATCTCGCGGAAGTTCCGGGTCTGGCCGGTGCGGTGAAGGAAGCCACGGCGGCGGTGCAACAGGCCGGTTTCCGTCCGTCGCGCCTCGAATCGGAGGTGCGTTACGCCTGGATCGCACAGGTGGTGGATCGCACCGTCACCCGTGCGCATGCGGGCACGAACAGCCTCTCCGATCGCATCGACCGGATCGCGCTGCACCGGGTGTGGGGGCCGGTCCTGTTCCTGCTGCTGATGGCCGTGGTGTTCCAGTCGGTGTTCACGTGGGCGACCCCGCTCATGGACGGCATCGAGGCGCTCATCGCGAGTGCGGGCAGCGCGGTGGGCTCGGTGCTGCCCGAAGGCGACCTGCGGTCGCTCGTCGTGGACGGGGTGTTTGCCGGTGTGGGTTCGGTGCTGGTGTTCCTGCCGCAGATCGCGATTCTCTTCACGTTCATCGGTCTGCTCGAACACTCGGGTTACATGGCCCGCGCCGCGTTCCTGATGGATCGGGTCATGCGATCGGTGGGACTGCACGGCAAGAGCTTCATCCCGATGCTGTCGGGATATGCGTGCGCGGTGCCGGGCATCATGGCCACACGCACCATCGAGGATCCCAAGGACCGGCTGGCCACGATCATGGTGGTGCCGCTCATGAGCTGTTCGGCGCGTCTGCCGGTGTACACGTTGCTCATCGGCGCGTTCGTGCCGGCCACGGCGCTGCTGCCGGGCCTCACGCTCCAGGGCGCGACGATGCTGGGCATGTATCTCCTGGGCACGGTGGTGGCGCTGCTCATGGCGGCGGTGTTCAAACGGACCCTCCTCAAGGGTCCGGTGCGACCGATGATCCTTGAGCTGCCGCCCTATCGCTGGCCCAGCCTCAAGTCGCTGGGGGTGTCGGTGTACCAGCGCTGCGCGTTGTTCGTGAAGCGCGCCGGCACAGTCATCCTGTCGCTGTCCATCGTCCTGTGGGCGCTGGCCACGTATCCGCGCATCGAACCCGATCCCACGGCAGCGCCCGAAATACAGCAGGAGCAGCAACTCGAGCACTCCATTCTGGGACGCATCGGCCATGGCATCGAACCCGTCGTGCGCCCTCTGGGGTATGACTGGAAGATCGGCGTGTCGATCGCGGCCAGCTTCGCGGCCCGTGAGGTGTTCGTGTCCACCATGGGCACGATCTACGGCGTGGGCAGCGAGGACGAAGCGGCACTGAGCGAACGACTGCAGCAGGAGAAGGACGCCACGGGGCGCCCGGTTTATTCGTCGCTCGTGGCCGTGGGTCTCATGGTGTTCTACGTGTTCGCGTTGATGTGCATCAGCACCACGGCCATCACGGTGCGTGAGGCGGGTGGTGGAGCGATCGGCTGGAAATGGGCGGGCATTCAGTTCGCCTACATGCTGGCCCTGGCGTACAGCGCAGCATGGCTGGTGTACGCCGGCGGCCGGGCACTCGGCTTCGGTGGTTAG
- a CDS encoding FeoA family protein, which produces MAAFSLPLPTLQSADAPAQGTCTLNTCRAGTRATVVDIDCSGDEACRLRALGLCEGTAVNVIDSRDAMLLDVRGTRLALGAALTAGITVQLAARV; this is translated from the coding sequence GTGGCCGCTTTTTCCCTCCCCCTCCCCACTCTGCAGTCCGCCGATGCGCCCGCGCAGGGCACGTGCACGCTGAACACCTGCCGTGCCGGCACCCGCGCGACGGTGGTCGATATCGATTGCAGTGGCGATGAAGCCTGTCGCCTGCGCGCGCTGGGCCTGTGCGAGGGAACGGCCGTGAACGTGATCGACTCACGTGATGCGATGCTGCTCGATGTGCGAGGCACCCGTCTGGCGCTCGGCGCGGCTCTGACAGCCGGCATCACCGTTCAGCTTGCCGCCCGCGTCTGA
- a CDS encoding prolipoprotein diacylglyceryl transferase family protein, which translates to MPIVHHPTALKLGPLEITGFGLAVLAAFAISQIICQRELWRRGQDKEAAAIPDLVMAALLGTLIGAKTYYVILTGDPGAFLSRGGFVFWGGFMGAVALCFAVIRFKKLDFLRIADVAGIAIAAGYAVGRTGCWAVGDDYGRPWNGFLATQFPEGAPPSTVAVMSDQFGITFPAGTSPSEVVAVHPTQLYETAMGFGMFAILWAFRKHQHREGWLFGLYCVVAGVERFIVEFFRAKDDRFFAGLTMAQVIAMGIALIGVTLMVSRRKPA; encoded by the coding sequence GTGCCCATCGTTCATCATCCGACGGCCCTCAAGCTTGGCCCGCTCGAGATCACCGGTTTTGGTCTGGCGGTGCTGGCGGCTTTTGCCATCTCGCAGATCATTTGCCAGCGCGAGCTGTGGCGGCGGGGACAGGACAAAGAAGCCGCGGCCATCCCCGATCTGGTCATGGCCGCGCTCCTCGGGACGCTGATCGGGGCCAAGACCTACTACGTCATCCTGACCGGCGACCCGGGGGCGTTTCTGAGCCGGGGCGGCTTCGTGTTCTGGGGCGGCTTCATGGGTGCGGTGGCGCTGTGTTTTGCCGTCATCCGTTTCAAGAAGCTCGATTTCCTACGCATCGCCGATGTGGCAGGCATCGCGATCGCCGCGGGGTACGCGGTGGGTCGGACGGGCTGCTGGGCGGTGGGCGACGATTACGGTCGTCCCTGGAACGGTTTCCTGGCCACGCAGTTTCCCGAAGGCGCGCCGCCGAGCACGGTGGCGGTGATGTCGGACCAGTTCGGTATCACTTTTCCGGCCGGTACGAGCCCCAGCGAAGTGGTGGCGGTGCACCCCACGCAGCTGTACGAGACCGCCATGGGATTCGGCATGTTCGCCATCCTCTGGGCCTTCCGGAAACACCAGCACCGGGAAGGCTGGCTGTTCGGCCTGTACTGCGTGGTGGCGGGCGTGGAGCGCTTCATCGTGGAATTCTTCCGCGCCAAGGACGACCGGTTCTTCGCCGGACTGACCATGGCCCAGGTCATCGCCATGGGCATCGCCCTGATCGGCGTGACTCTCATGGTCTCGCGCCGGAAGCCGGCCTGA
- the tsaD gene encoding tRNA (adenosine(37)-N6)-threonylcarbamoyltransferase complex transferase subunit TsaD, which produces MHRMTQGATRRVLGIETSCDETSAAVVSGSPEEMTLESCVILSQDVHRLFGGVVPEIASRQHLVGIVPAVEAALREAGVTMDDCDAVAVTHAPGLVGALLVGTSFAKSFAFAHGKPLVPVHHLEGHLFATMLEQTDAAPPFTALLVSGGHTLLLDVPEWGHYALLGQTRDDAVGEAFDKVAKLLGLPYPGGRPIEELAATAASPAHGHPHRFARPMLRKSAQPGDDDYYDCSFSGLKTAVLHAVRNAERSGTLDAERASIARGFQDAVIETLVEKTVRAARQFRRTRVVLGGGVACNRALQDAMRAAMERRQGTVHAPTPRLATDNAAMIAAAGIFRLARGEFGAPDLTATASLPLPGLRRAG; this is translated from the coding sequence CGACACGTCGCGTGCTGGGCATCGAGACCTCGTGTGACGAGACATCGGCCGCAGTGGTGTCCGGTTCGCCGGAGGAGATGACGCTGGAATCCTGTGTCATTCTCTCGCAGGACGTGCATCGGTTGTTCGGTGGTGTGGTGCCCGAGATCGCGAGCCGGCAGCATCTCGTCGGCATCGTGCCGGCCGTGGAGGCGGCGCTGCGCGAAGCGGGCGTCACGATGGACGACTGTGACGCGGTGGCCGTGACGCATGCACCGGGGCTGGTGGGCGCGCTGCTGGTGGGCACGAGTTTCGCCAAGAGTTTCGCCTTCGCGCACGGCAAGCCGCTGGTGCCGGTGCATCATCTCGAAGGCCATCTCTTCGCCACGATGCTCGAACAGACCGATGCGGCGCCGCCATTCACGGCACTGCTCGTGAGCGGGGGACACACCTTGCTGCTCGACGTGCCCGAATGGGGTCACTACGCGTTGCTCGGACAGACGCGTGACGATGCCGTGGGCGAAGCGTTCGACAAGGTGGCCAAGCTGCTGGGTCTGCCCTATCCCGGCGGACGCCCCATCGAGGAGCTCGCGGCCACGGCCGCATCGCCCGCGCACGGACATCCGCATCGGTTTGCCCGTCCGATGCTGCGCAAGTCGGCCCAACCGGGCGACGACGACTACTACGACTGTTCGTTCAGCGGCCTCAAGACAGCGGTGCTGCACGCCGTGCGGAACGCCGAACGATCGGGCACACTGGACGCGGAGCGGGCCAGTATCGCCCGCGGCTTCCAGGATGCCGTGATCGAGACACTCGTGGAGAAGACCGTTCGTGCGGCGCGGCAGTTCCGGCGGACCCGGGTGGTGCTGGGCGGGGGGGTGGCCTGCAACCGCGCGTTACAGGACGCGATGCGGGCAGCCATGGAGCGCCGGCAGGGTACGGTTCACGCTCCCACGCCACGATTGGCGACCGACAACGCCGCCATGATTGCGGCGGCGGGCATATTTCGGTTGGCGCGCGGGGAGTTCGGCGCACCGGACCTGACCGCCACCGCATCGCTGCCGCTCCCCGGGCTTCGCCGCGCGGGATAA